The genomic segment TCACAGCTGCCTCTCCTTGAAATAAACAGGTGTGTAGGTGCTTTAATGTGCAGATGTCTTCTACCTGCTGCATACATGGTAGCTTATAAACGTGTGATGAACTTACATCATTTTTTAGGTTTGAAGACTTTGACGTTGGCTTCTGCGGCCTTCAACGCCTCTACCTTCATCTGTGGCTTAAGCGCAGCCCGCACAGCGCTCGCGCAGATGGCGGAGAAGCGGATGTAGCTGCAGAGAGGACACACTGGTTAGCCGCACGCTGAAGGGCAAGCTACACTAACATTGATTAGACTGGACAATTGAGTAACAGCTGAATCTATAAGAACAAATAATGCACCTGGAGCATTAACGGAGATTTACTTTATTAATGT from the Scomber japonicus isolate fScoJap1 chromosome 4, fScoJap1.pri, whole genome shotgun sequence genome contains:
- the atp5f1e gene encoding ATP synthase subunit epsilon, mitochondrial — translated: MVAYWRQAGLSYIRFSAICASAVRAALKPQMKVEALKAAEANVKVFKPKK